From Carettochelys insculpta isolate YL-2023 chromosome 3, ASM3395843v1, whole genome shotgun sequence, a single genomic window includes:
- the SPACA1 gene encoding sperm acrosome membrane-associated protein 1 → MGLRAAGDGGRLALSLGLLLSLLAQRPVRAKNDSGLPLEQVVAEPIAQLVETGLNATVAKEVEFGVCTVTCGIGIREVILTNGCPGSETKCIVRVEECRGPVDCGWGKPISESLASVKIPCIFIPPEKRFTYVWKMLIPDQQSLILPNDSAILEVHRDTHPVAFQCDTKEDNELIASVKYTVYTTAELETRRLRRPDTDIVLVFVLITGVIVCVGVIFALIFIILHWSAVKAFWASKVGKSSKEEQSNSQGSMRPIEEELDLGSALPIGSVLASGSRLASGSRLASGSRLTSGSALAPGSGLASATMSVPTPTPTPSQIGTTGQGEEPFQEWNNEEEN, encoded by the exons ATGGGGCTGCGGGCGGCGGGAGACGGGGGGCGCCTCGCCCTgagcctggggctgctcctgAGCCTGCTGGCCCAGCGGCCCGTGCGCGCCAAGAACGACAGCGGCCTTCCCCTGGAGCAAGTCGTGGCTGAGCCGATAGCGCAGCTTGTAGAGacgg GTTTGAATGCTACAGTAGCCAAGGAAGTAGAATTTGGAGTATGCACAGTTACGTGTG GTATTGGTATTCGAGAAGTTATATTAACCAATGGGTGCCCTGGAAGTGAAACAAAATGTATTGTTCGTGTAGAAGAGTGCAGAGGACCAGTAGATTGTGGAT GGGGTAAACCAATTTCTGAAAGCCTTGCTAGTGTGAAGATCCCCTGTATTTTTATACCTCCAGAGAAGCGATTTACATATGTTTGGAAAATGTTAATTCCAGACCAG CAATCACTCATTCTTCCTAATGATTCGGCTATTCTGGAGGTACACAGGGATACCCATCCAGTAGCTTTCCAGTGTGACACAAAAGAAGATAATGAGTTAATTGCCTCTGTAAAATATACAGTATATACAACAGCTG AATTGGAAACAAGGCGATTGAGGAGACCAGATACAGATATCGTTCTGGTGTTTGTCCTGATAACTGGAGTTATTGTTTGTGTTGGCGTGATCTTTGCATTAATCTTCATAATTCTTCACTG GTCAGCTGTGAAAGCATTCTGGGCATCAAAAGTTGGTAAGAGCTCCAAAGAAGAACAATCAAACTCTCAAGGTTCAATGAGACCCATAGAAGAAGAATTAGATTTGGGATCTGCATTGCCAATAGGATCTGTATTGGCATCAGGATCAAGATTAGCATCAGGATCAAGGTTAGCATCAGGATCAAGATTAACTTCAGGATCTGCATTAGCACCAGGATCTGGATTAGCTTCAGCAACAATGTCTGTACCAacaccaacacccacaccatcACAGATAGGTACAACTGGACAAGGAGAGGAGCCTTTCCAGGAATGGAACAATGAGGAAGagaattag